In a single window of the Gossypium hirsutum isolate 1008001.06 chromosome A13, Gossypium_hirsutum_v2.1, whole genome shotgun sequence genome:
- the LOC107929524 gene encoding uncharacterized protein, whose translation MCRSCQDILASVLRRIISKSLRRFGINRATRLNSYSTVDLVPTVEEYTALLRCPRFQEDRIYSRAVNVPTFWKKLMAITGISEQWITARIKEKGECKCISWDALKDLILTHPDEAKRVDVFALSLYGLMVFPRALGYVDEATTDLFHRLGKRVASVPAILAETFKSLGACRKAGAGRFVGCTQLLLAWFYSHFWLIDKVVCQVFFEDYSPLKDIVASIRRVDVPEENWIALLQNLQSKDVEWRAPWMIPGEILYRCGSFNWVPLLGIWGAIGYAPLLVLRQFGLRQFVPATHGLTQSEFAYREADYKKRGR comes from the exons ATGTGTCGAAGCTGTCAGGATATACTCGCATCAGTGTTacgcagaataatctccaagagcttaaggagATTTGGGATCAATAGGGCAACGAGACTAAACAGTTATTCTACG GTAGATTTGGTGCCTACCGTAGAGGAGTACACTGCCTTGTTACGTTGTCCCAGGTTCCAGGAAGATAGAATCTATTCTAGAGCTGTTAatgtccctaccttttggaagaaattgatggCTATTACAGGGATAAGCGAGCAGTGGATTACTGccagaattaaagagaagggCGAGTGCAAGTGCATTTCTTGGGATGCTTTGAAGGATCTGATTTTGACACACCCTGATGAAGCAAAGAGGGTagatgtttttgccttaagtttGTACGGATTGATGGTGttccctagggctttgggatatgtggatgaggCGACCACGGATCTTTTCCATAGACTCGGTAAGAGGGTCGCCTCTGTCCCTGCAATTTTGGCAGAGACATTCAAGTCCTTAGGCGCATGTAGGAAAGCTGGCGCAGGCAGGTTTGTTGGTTGTACACAATTACTTCTAGCTTGGTTCTATAGCCATTTTTGGTTGATAGATAAGGTTGTTTGTCAGGTTTTCTTCGAGGATTACTCACCGCTGAAGGACATAGTCGCTTCAATTAGGAGAGTTGATGTTCCAGAAGAGAATTGGATTGCACTACTTCAAAATCTTCAGTCGaaagatgttgagtggagagctccgtgGATGATTCCTGGTGAGATTCTTTACCGTTGCGGCAGTTTCAATTGGGTCCCTttattgggaatttggggtgccattggttatgctCCCTTGCTCGTGTTAAGGCAATTCGGTTTGAGGCAGTTCGTACCAGCAACTCATGGGCTAACTCAAAGTGAGTTCGCATATAGAGAAGCTGATTACAAAAAAAGGGGTCGGTGA